GCGTGATGAGCAATTTCTTGCCGATCAGGTCGCCACAAACCTTTTGAAAGATGAAAATCCGGAACCTTTCGCTTGATATGCCAAAAAAGATACAGCACCGAGATGCTTTGAGCCAAAATCGTCGCAACACTTGCTCCAGCCAGTCCAAACTTTAAAACCAAAATGGCAAAATACTCAAAACCAATGTTCAAAATAGAAGCCACAATCAAAGCATAAAGTGGTGTTTTCGAATCCCCCAAAGCCCGCAAAGCATTGGAAAGATAAGCATAGAGGTTAGTCGCAATCATACCGCCCAACATGATACTCAAGAAAGTGCGCGCACCCTCAAAAATCTCAGTTGGCGTCTGCATCACTCGAAGCAAATCACCGACAAAAAGAACCGATAAAATACTGAGCAACACCGAAATCGCCACCGTAAAATAAAGCCCCGTCACATAAGACTTCTTAATCGCCAGCTTGTCTTTTGCACCGAACCGCTGTGCCGTCAAAATCGTCAAGCCAGCAGTCATCCCTTGAGCAAAACCGACAATCAAAAAGTTGATAGACCCCGTCGCCCCAACCGAAGCCAGCGCATCTTTACCCAAAGTCTGTCCCACAATCAACGTATCTGCCGTATTATAAAGTACTTGGAAAAAATTCCCCAAGAGCAGTGGCAGTGTAAAGGCAATCAGCCCCTTTAAAATATTTCCTTTTGTTAAATCCTTCATTTATCTAAAAAAACTCGTCTTCTATCAATTTATCTCTTCATTTTAGCGTATTTTATTGGCTTTTACAAGATGCTTATTACAGAGTTTACAGTAAAATCATGAGATTTTCTATTTTTTTAGGAAAATGAAAAAGTGGATATAAAATCCACCTTGTGTTGGAGCATGAGTTGCTTTCTGAGGGATTATTCGGCTTCTCTTACGCCATAAACTGAGGTAACGTGTCCAGGGTATTTGACCATGTGAGCATTTGCGCGTTCTACGGCTGTGCTTGCAAGTAAATGCCATTCGCTAACATAACCACAGGTGTGACATTTCCATTGATAACCAACTCGAGGATCTTTGTGGTCTGCGTCATCGTGATCATGGTCATGTGTCGCCACAGTTACAGGCGCTTTTTCCCCTGCAAAAGCAATGTTTCCCACAGGGATAATTGCGGCACCTGCCAATGTTGCAGTGATAGCAATAGTGGTAATCTTTTTGAACATATTAATGTTCTCCTTCTAAAGTATATTTTGTAAACCAAAATCCTTGTTACAAGCTTAGTATAACAAAAAGATTATAAATGAAAAAATGATATTAGAAATAAATTATTTTTTTCTCATTTTGTTGTGTAATGTTTATTCTTACGTTATATAAAAAAATCGGCTCTTGAGCCGACTTTAAAATCTGGATTAGTCCTGATGTTCTACTAAATCAAGGTTTTTG
The DNA window shown above is from Lactococcus sp. S-13 and carries:
- a CDS encoding MATE family efflux transporter → MKDLTKGNILKGLIAFTLPLLLGNFFQVLYNTADTLIVGQTLGKDALASVGATGSINFLIVGFAQGMTAGLTILTAQRFGAKDKLAIKKSYVTGLYFTVAISVLLSILSVLFVGDLLRVMQTPTEIFEGARTFLSIMLGGMIATNLYAYLSNALRALGDSKTPLYALIVASILNIGFEYFAILVLKFGLAGASVATILAQSISVLYLFWHIKRKVPDFHLSKGLWRPDRQEIAHHAGLAVPMGFQSSIIAIGSITLQIALNKMGTDAVATQAIVSKIDQLAMLPMISIGLAMATFGAQNYGARQYKRINQGLMRALVIAVGWSVGFALLLNLAHFYFTTAFISASQTAVIEMSSHYYLVNGSFYWLLAILFVTRSTIQGLGNAKIPTICGFAELFMRAGVAIIGVLLLNYTVIISSNPAAWIGSTSILIPTTIRMIKRFRHNQDISNNKTA